In Moraxella nasovis, the sequence ACCATTGACGTTTTGACCTTTGTTAAAATGAGCAGGACCATTAAAGGTAGCTGTACCAGTCGTGGTTAGGTTTTTAAACTCAACATTGTCTTTAGTGGCAAAGGTGAATTTACCAGCATCTTGGACAATTTTGATGTTTTTACCAGCATCATAAGTGATAACATCATCAGCATTGATGAACTCACCTTCACTTTGCTCATTTTCAGTAGCTTTAGTAGGTAATGCTTTACCTGTTTTTAAGAAATCTATTGCTTGCTCTTTTGTAATAACAGGTCTGTTACTTTCAAACTCACCACCTTCAGACTTCGTTGCTTTAGCAATAAAGCTTGAGTTATCAGCAGCTTTAGATAATTTTTCTACTGTCGTATCTAACTGACCCTTAGTAATCGCATCACCAGCTTCTGTACCATCTTTGATGTTTTTGATTTGACCGTCTTTGGTAATGGTTAAACGTGTGTCTTTTTCGCCTTTTTTAGGAGCTTCACCCACTTTGATTTCATTGGTCACTTCAAGGTCTTTGGTGGTTGTTTTACCATCAACAGTTTGATCGCCTTTAACATGACTGTTACCATCAACAGTTTGATCACCACCTATAGTTTGGTTACCTTTAACATCTTGGTTACCAATGATTTGGTTATCACCATATTGTTTGGTATTACCAATTTGCGTGGTATCACCTACTTGAGTGGTGTTGCCAGTATGAGCAATATCACCTTTGATGTTTTGACCTTTGTTGAAGGTAGCAGTGTCGTTAAATGTAGCTTTACCATCTACAGTTTGGTTGCCACCTACTGTTTGGTTGCCTTCAACTGCTTGGTGACCATAAAGATGGTTATCACCATATTGTTTGGTGTTGCCAAACTGGGTGGTGTTACCTGTATGGAATATTTCACCATTGACGTTTTGACCTTTGTTGAAGGTAGCAGTGTCGTTAAATGTAGCTTTACCATCTACAGTTTGGTTGCCACCTACTGTTTGGTTGCCTTCAACTGCTTGGTGACCATAAAGATGGTTATCACCATATTGTTTGGTGTTGCCAAACTGGGTGGTGTTACCTGTATGGAATATTTCACCATTGACGTTTTGACCTTTGTTAAAATGAGCAGGACCATTAAAGGTAGCTGTACCAGTCGTGGTTAGGTTTTTAAACTCAACATTGTCTTTAGTGGCAAAGGTGAATTTACCAGCATCTTGGACAATTTTGATGTTTTTACCAGCATCATAAGTGATAACATCATCAGCATTGATGAACTCACCTTCACTTTGCTCATTTTCAGTAGCTTTAGTAGGTAATGCTTTACCTGTTTTTAAGAAATCTATTGCTTGCTCTTTTGTAATAACAGGTCTGTTACTTTCAAACTCACCACCTTCAGACTTCGTTGCTTTAGCAATAAAGCTTGAGTTATCAGCAGCTTTAGATAATTTTTCTACTGTCGTATCTAACTGACCCTTAGTAATCGCATCACCAGCTTCTGTACCATCTTTGATGTTTTTGATTTGACCGTCTTTGGTAATGGTTAAACGTGTGTCTTTTTCGCCTTTTTTAGGAGCTTCACCCACTTTGATTTCATTGGTCACTTCAAGGTCTTTGGTGGTTGTTTTACCATCAACAGTTTGATCGCCTTTAACATGACTGTTACCATCAACAGTTTGATCACCACCTATAGTTTGGTTACCTTTAACATCTTGGTTACCAATGATTTGGTTATCACCATATTGTTTGGTATTACCAATTTGCGTGGTATCACCTACTTGAGTGGTGTTGCCAGTATGAGCAATATCACCTTTGATGTTTTGACCTTTGTTGAAGGTAGCAGTGTCGTTAAATGTAGCTTTACCATCTACAGTTTGGTTGCCACCTACTGTTTGGTTGCCTTCAACTGCTTGGTGACCATAAAGATGGTTATCACCATATTGTTTGGTGTTGCCAAACTGGGTGGTGTTACCTGTATGGAATATTTCACCATTGACGTTTTGACCTTTGTTGAAGGTAGCAGTGTCGTTAAATGTAGCTTTACCATCTACAGTTTGGTTGCCACCTACTGTTTGGTTGCCTTCAACTGCTTGGTGACCATAAAGATGGTTATCACCATATTGTTTGGTGTTGCCAAACTGGGTGGTGTTACCTGTATGGAATATTTCACCATTGACGTTTTGACCTTTGTTAAAATGAGCAGGACCATTAAAGGTAGCTGTACCAGTCGTGGTTAGGTTTTTAAACTCAACATTGTCTTTAGTGGCAAAGGTGAATTTACCAGCATCTTGGACAATTTTGATGTTTTTACCAGCATCATAAGTGATAACATCATCAGCATTGATGAACTCACCTTCACTTTGCTCATTTTCAGTAGCTTTAGTAGGTAATGCTTTACCTGTTTTTAAGAAATCTATTGCTTGCTCTTTTGTAATAACAGGTCTGTTACTTTCAAACTCACCACCTTCAGACTTCGTTGCTTTAGCAATAAAGCTTGAGTTATCAGCAGCTTTAGATAATTTTTCTACTGTCGTATCTAACTGACCCTTAGTAATCGCATCACCAGCTTCTGTACCATCTTTGATGTTTTTGATTTGACCGTCTTTGGTAATGGTTAAACGTGTGTCTTTTTCGCCTTTTTTAGGAGCTTCACCCACTTTGATTTCATTGGTCACATCAAGGTCTTTGGTGGTCACTTTTTCGCTTGCATTGACATTCTTACCGCTAACGGTTTCAGTCGCAGTTACGTTTTTACCGCTGATAGTACCCTCAGTTGTGGTGATGTTGCCTGTTGATGTTAGGCTATCGACACTCGTTGCACCTAATGTACTTTTACCTGCTTCTAGCGTACCGCCTTTTAGCTTGCCTGTCGCTGTGACATTAGTAACATTGATACTGTCTTTTAGGCTAACCTGTACTTTGGTACTACCATCAACATTGTCAGTGATAACTTTGGTATCAATATTTTTGGCATCACCTGCGACGGTTAGGGTCATGCCATCGCCCAGTTTTTGGGTGTCTGTTGTGTCGGTATCACCTTTCACCTTAAAGCCTTTTTCTAGGGTTGCCTTGGTGGCGTCTGCGGTGGCTTTTGCATCATCAGCGACTCCCTTAGCTTCTTCAGCTTTTGCTTTAGCGTCAGTCGCCTCTGCTTTAGCCTCACCAGCAGTAGTATTTGCTTTTTCAGCTTTTTGCTTGGCTTCATTAGCAACACCTTCTGCTGCAGTTGCTTTTTGGCTTGCAGCGTTGGCGGTGCTTTCTGCTGTCGTGGCTTTTTGTGTTGCTGTATTAGCCGCATTTTGAGCATTGGTGGCGGTTTGGCTTGCAGTATTGGCGGTACTTTGGGCGTTCTCTGCAGCGGTCTTGGCCTCGTTTGCCTTATTTGTGGCGGTTGTGACCTGACCATCTACATACTGCTTGTTGGTTAAGTCTGTGTTGTCTGTTGGCGTATGGCTAGATTTGATGGCTTTTGTACCTGCATTGATGCCAGTATTATTAATAGTCGTGCCAGCAACGCTTAAAGAGCCATTTGTGCCGAGATCCACGTCTTTGGCTAAACTAATTTCTAAACCACTTTTTTGGTTCTCACCACTTCCTTCGGTAAACGATTTAACCGTGATATTTTTGGTAGTGGTTGCCGTTGATGCGGTGGTTGGTGCCGTGCTACCACCTCTGATATTAAGTGTTTCACCCAGTTTTTTGGCGACTGCATTGCCCGTATCACCTTGGAAATTCATCGCTTTTTCTGCTTTTTGGGTGACGGTGGTAATCAGCGTTGCTTGGTTTTTAATGGCTTCGCTGTTCTTTCCAACTTCTTTTTCAACTTCTTGTTGTTTTTCAGAGACTTTTACTGACATATTATACAGCTGTGAGCCGTTGATGGCGTCAGTGCTGTCTTCGGCGATTCGTCCTGCCGCTACGTTTTGGATTTGGCGGTATTGTCTTTTATAGTCACTTGCAGTGGCTTTGGTGTAGGTTGATGGGTCGGCATCTTTATCGCCTATATACACCACTTCTTTTTTGACTGTGATTTGTTTTGTTTGTGCTGCCTCACCCTCTTTTTTGGGGAGTGTTATTGTTTCTGGAACGTCTTCTACTTTTACAATGACTTTTTTATCAGGGTTTGTGGCGACGATACCACCTACAGAGACGACACCAATCACTTCACTTTCTTTTGAACCTGCAAATGGGGTCAAATCTGATCCCGGTGTAGCATCTGCTCCATAAGTATAGGTGACGCCATTGACGGTAACTTCTGATTTGGCGGTAGGGACTTGTGGCGTTGTGGTAATCGAGTCATTACCCAATGCGACAGAGTTGGCTAGTACCGCTTTTGCATTTGTACCAAAAGCTAAGGCATTAGCAGCGGTGGCTTGGGAGTTTGTACCCACGGAGACGGTGTTTGTTTCGGTGGCTTGAGCTTGTGTACCAAAGGCGAAAGTATTGTCTTTTAAAGCGTTACTTTTTACACCCAAGGCGATGGCATTAGCACCATTAGAGATCGCCCCTACACCAGCTGCGATAGACTGCTCTGAGTTAGCTTTTGCACCTGAACCTAATGCTAATGAGGCATTACCGCCTGATGATGCCTGAGCACCAATGGCAGTTGCTACAAAGCCGCTCGCCTTGGCATTAGTACCAACAGCAATAGCAGATGAGCCTGTAGTGACGGTTTTTGAACCAATAGCAATGGCTAATGAGCCACTAGCTTCAACCGTTTCTGTATCGCTTGTACCCCAATCTTGATCTTCAACTCGCACACCTGTATATTTTTCATATTGTTGTTTATTATAAGTAGTATTAAAATCGCTAGGATCATCATTACCAATAGCAATTGAACCACCTCCAGATGCCTTAGCTTGAGCACCTAAAGCCAATGCCTGCTCACCACTAGCTTTGGCATGAGCACCTATCGCTGTAGAGCCTTGATTATCCTTAGCTTCTGCAGATGCACCTATCACGAAAGACTGCGAATGACCTCTGCCACTTGCCTTAAAACCCCCATTGGTGCCGTCTGTCTTTACCGCCCATGCTGGCGTGATACTCGCCCCGATGACCGCAAGCATAATCGCACTCACCGCAAAGACACGCCCCCCCCCAGAGCTTGCACCGACTGAGACGGTGTCGGTGCTACCGACTGTGCTGTTTTTCTTACACGCTTTGGCGTATTCTGACACAGCAGCATAAGTGCCTGTGGCTTTATTAAAGACGACGCGATAGATTTTGTTCATAAAAAAATCTCCTAAAAATAAAAATAAATGATGGTATATCAAACGGCATGTCAATCAAAAACACATACTGATAAAACCAATCGCACGCTTAGATCAACCACCGAGCATGACAGTGCCATCAATACAGTTTCTTACCTATATTTTACCAAATGCACCAGCTGTTATACAAACAGCCCCCAAGTGCATTATCCAAAAATTGCCCGTTTTTTTGGTGCATTTTGGATAAAAAACCCATTATCCCTAACAATCTTTACAAATCACTACAAAACTCTTCCCACTAAATCCAGCACACCTGTACACAAAATAGATAATGGAATGGGTGCTATTAGTGAACACTTGTGCATGATATTAGTGTACAAATGTGCTTTATTTTATGGGTGTGTTTATCACCATAGACAGGCATTTTTAGGGCTAATATCGCCTATGACGATGGGCTGACCGTTAAACGAGATTTGTGCAAATTTGGCAGTTTTTTATCGGTATAATTTTTTAAAACTTAATTAAATCGGGGGGGGGGGGTAAATTTTAGGTGTATATATGTAAACTAAAATGCAATAAAATCTATTTGGTAGCTTCGTAGGTGCTGGGTGATTTGTGGTGTTAGTTTATCGTTTATGCCACCAAAAAAATAATCAAAAACCAATCAAAAATTAGGCGTATCATCGTCTAAAATAGACCGCCTATCTGTGCTAAACTTACGCTATGATGATAAGATAAAAGACGGGTACTATTTTTCTTAGATACATTTAAGAAAGGTTATGTGTAATTTTGTATTATTTTTGTAAATATACACGAAAAAACGAAAAAGTCTAAAATGCCACACTGTTTTTGGGTGTTTTTGGGTTTTGTGGGCTTGTTTTGTAGTATAATGACAACATCACAGCGTGTAGCAGTTACCCCATTTATTTATAAAATTTTAAGAGTATCATGACTAATTACACTTCTCAAAACTTAGAAGTCTTAACTGGGCTTGAGCCTGTTCGCCGTCGTCCTGGTATGTACACTGACACCACACGCCCCAACCATTTGGCAGCAGAGGTGATTGATAACTCGGTTGATGAAGCCTTGGCAGGGCATGCTAAGAACATCACTGTAACCCTGCATGCAGATGGTTCTTTATCGGTGCTTGATGATGGGCGTGGTATGCCAACGGATATCCACCCTGAGTTTGGTCAGTCAGGCATAGAGCTTATCTTAACTCGGCTGCATGCAGGCGGTAAATTTAGCACCGATAATTATGCCATATCAGGTGGCTTGCATGGTGTGGGGATTAGCGTGGTGAATGCCTTATCGCACCGTGTTGAGGTTACAGTTTGGCGAGATGGCTTTGAGTATACGATGGCGTTTGAAGAGGGAGTAGCGGTTACGCCACTAACCCAAGCTGCCGCCAAAAATAAGAAAATGCGTGGCACTAAAGTGCAGTTTTGGGCAGATGAGCGATATTTTGATCACCCAAAATTTGCCATCAAGCCACTAAAGCACAGCCTACAAGCCAAGGCGGTGTTATTGGCGGGGCTTTTGGTTAGGTTCGTTGATGAGGTGGGTGATGAGAGCGAGTCTTGGCAATATACTGATGGCGTGGTGCAGTATCTAACAGAGCAGCTTGGCGATGTGCCAACGCTGCCAGAAGAGCCGTTTTATTTTGGCACCGAGCCAAAAGCGGGCGAGCGAGGAGCGGCAACTTTTGCGATATCGTGGCTGCCTGAGGGTGGTAATGCTATCCAAGAAAGTTATGTCAATCTGATTCCGACAGCCCAAGGTGGCACGCATGTCAATGGACTGCGTACTGGCGTGCTTGAAGCGTTACGAGAGTTTTGCGAGATTCATAACTTACTGCCACGTTCTGTGCGTCTTAGTGCTGATGATGTATGGGATGGGGTGAATTTTATTTTATCCTTAAAATTTGCCGAACCCCAGTTTAGCGGTCAGACCAAAGAACGCTTATCTAGCCGAGAGGCAGCTCCCATCGTACAGACGCTTGCCAAAGACAGCTTTAGCTTGTGGCTAAATGCCAATCCTGATACTGCCAAAACAATCGCTGAGCTTGCCATTCATAAAGCGGGTAAACGCCTAAAATCTGCCCAAAAAGTCGCTCGCAAAAAGACAGTGGGCGGGCCTGCCTTGCCAGGTAAGCTCGCTGATTGTAAGGGTGATTTACAAGATGGGGCAGAGCTTTTCTTAGTTGAGGGTGATTCGGCAGGGGGGAGTGCTAAGCAAGCCAGAGATAGACATTTTCAGGCGATTTTACCGCTGCGTGGTAAAATTTTAAATAGCTGGGAGGTGTCAAGCGATACGGTGTTATCCAGTAATGAAATCCACGACATCGCCATCGCCATCGGTATGGATCCTAATTCAGATGATTTATCTGAGCTGCGTTATGAGAAGATTTGTATCTTAGCGGATGCAGACTCAGACGGCTTGCACATTGCCACGCTGATCTGTGCGTTATTTGTCAAGCACTTTAAAAGCCTTGTTGAGGCGGGGCATTTATTTGTTGCGATGCCACCTTTATATCGTGTGGACATCGCCAAAGACGTGCATTACGCACTTGATCAAGATGAGCTTGATGCGATTTTACAAAAGGCGGGCAATAAAAAGCCACAAATCACTCGCTTTAAAGGCTTAGGTGAGATGAGTGCTGATCAGCTGCGTGAGACCACGATGAACCCAGACACTCGCCGTTTGGTTCAGCTAGATATTGATGATTTTGGTGAGACCAGTAGCATCATGGATATGCTCCTTGCCAAAAAACGTGCCGCCGACCGTAAGGCGTGGCTAGAGACAAAAGGCGACTTAGCGCAGATAAGTGTGTAGAGCGTGGTCAATGTGGTCAATGTGGTGTGAGTAAGTGTGCTAATGTTCCACGTGAAACCAAATTTTAGCATCTGGTATCATAGTTAGCAAAAATAACGGTATAAACAAGCAACAAAGGCTAGATTTATACTTAAAAAATAGTTATAGTAAGACGCTTTTTTATTTTTTTTATTTTTTTTATTTTTGATGTTATTGGAGTGGGTATGCAAGCACTGATTCATGCTTATTTGCGTGCAGGATTAGTACCGCTGATTATCTTAGGGCTGGTTCTAGGTGCGATTATCGGAGCGTTATTGCCGTCTGTGGGTATCGCTG encodes:
- the parE gene encoding DNA topoisomerase IV subunit B produces the protein MTNYTSQNLEVLTGLEPVRRRPGMYTDTTRPNHLAAEVIDNSVDEALAGHAKNITVTLHADGSLSVLDDGRGMPTDIHPEFGQSGIELILTRLHAGGKFSTDNYAISGGLHGVGISVVNALSHRVEVTVWRDGFEYTMAFEEGVAVTPLTQAAAKNKKMRGTKVQFWADERYFDHPKFAIKPLKHSLQAKAVLLAGLLVRFVDEVGDESESWQYTDGVVQYLTEQLGDVPTLPEEPFYFGTEPKAGERGAATFAISWLPEGGNAIQESYVNLIPTAQGGTHVNGLRTGVLEALREFCEIHNLLPRSVRLSADDVWDGVNFILSLKFAEPQFSGQTKERLSSREAAPIVQTLAKDSFSLWLNANPDTAKTIAELAIHKAGKRLKSAQKVARKKTVGGPALPGKLADCKGDLQDGAELFLVEGDSAGGSAKQARDRHFQAILPLRGKILNSWEVSSDTVLSSNEIHDIAIAIGMDPNSDDLSELRYEKICILADADSDGLHIATLICALFVKHFKSLVEAGHLFVAMPPLYRVDIAKDVHYALDQDELDAILQKAGNKKPQITRFKGLGEMSADQLRETTMNPDTRRLVQLDIDDFGETSSIMDMLLAKKRAADRKAWLETKGDLAQISV